The sequence TTCTCCAAGAGCTTTCGATAGACTTCGCCTTCCCGTGTCTCCTCGGCCACGAGATTCCACAAGTGGCACACCTCTGTCTGTCCGATTCGGTGGATGCGTCCGAATCGTTGTTCGAGCCTGTTTGGGTTCCATGGAAGGTCATAGTTGACCATCAGGTGAGCTCGTTGCAGGTTAATTCCTTCACCTGCCGCGTCGGTAGCAATCAGGACCCTGACTTCGGGGTCGTGCTTGAAGGACTCTTGAACCTTCAAGCGCTCGTCACGGCCTATGCCGCCATGAATGACGACGACCGCATCTGGCTTCCCGATGAGAGTCTTGATTCGCTCTTCGAGGTAGGTAAGCGTGTCTCGATGCTCGGTAAAAAGAACTAGCTTCTGACTTGGCGAGCTCGCCGGTGGAGTGTCTCCGTAGAGGGCACGGTTCTCCTTGACAACGTTTTTCAGGGCAGCCGGGGTGAAGATTTCAGAGAGCAGACTTGCCAGCTCCTTCCACTTCTTGTCCTCTCCTGAACGCCTAAGAGCCTGGGCCATGCCTTCGAGCCTCGTGAGGGTTGCGATTTCAGTCTTCAGCTCGGTGATAGAACGTGCCGCGGTGGCCTGGTCGAGCACTTGTTGCTCAGCTTCTTCGACTTCATTCTCGGGAGCGTCTTCCAAGTCCTCGACGTCCTCTTGGGTCAGCATCGGTGTGTGGGCGATGATGGTTCCCGAGACATCGGCTCCTCTTTGCAGGAGTTCAAGTTCCCTCAAACGTCCCTCAAGTCGTTCACGTCGCCGCCTGAGCGACTGATAGATTGCTTCCGGAGATGAGGCGAGCCTGCGCTGTAGGATTGTGAGAGCGAATCCGACCGTGCCTGCCCTTTTATCGTTCTGTAGGGCTTCAACTCGATTGAACTCCTCGCGGACATAGTCAGTGACCTGAGCGTAGAGCTCGGCCTCGGCGTTCGAGAGTTTGTAAGGCACGGTATAGGCCTTGCGCTCAGGAAAGAGCGGTGTAGCGTCGAATTTGAGGAGCTTCTCCTTGACCATCCGGCGCATCAGGTCTGAAGCGTCAACGGCATGGACTCCATCTCGGAACCGTCCTTCAAACCGGTCGCCATCGAGGAGCGCCATGAAAAGCTGGAAGTCGTCTTCCTTGCCGTTATGCGGTGTCGCCGTCATCAGCAGGAAGTGCCGAGTGAGGCTTGAGAGAAGTTGCCCGAGTTGGTAGCGCTTCGTGTATTTGATTTCTCCGCCGAAGTGCGTGGCTGACATTTTGTGGGCTTCGTCACATACGATGAGGTCCCAAAATGCATCCTTGACCTGGAGTTTCTCTTGGATATCCGTGTTCCGACTCAGCTTATCGAGCCTAGCGATGACGAGGTTGTTTTCGAGGAACCAGTTGCCTGTCCTGGCCGCTTCTAGCTTGTCGTTTGTGAGGATGTCGAATGGGAGATGGAACCGTCGATAGAGTTCGTCCTGCCACTGCTCGGCTAGGCTTCCGGGACAAACAATAAGACATCGTTGGAGGTCGCCTCGTGCGATTAGTTCCTTAATGAGCAGGCCAGCCATGATGGTCTTGCCTGCTCCAGGGTCATCAGCCAAAAGGAACCTGAGTGGTTGCCTTGGTAGCATCTCCTCATAAACGGCGGTGATTTGGTGAGGCAGCGGCTCGACAATCGACGTATGAACCGCGAGTACAGGGTCAAATAGGTGGGCGAGCCGAATCCGGTGAGCTTCCGAGACCAGCCGGAACTGTCTGCCATCAGCATCGAAGGCCCATGGCCGTCCCTCTTCAACTATCGAGAGCTCTTGCTCGTTGCTTCGGTAAAGAAGTGTATTGCCAACCTTGCCCTCCGAGTCTTTGTAGGTGAGCTCCAGTGCGCTTGTGCCAAACCATTGGGCGCTGACAACGGTGACGGTTCTCTCTGCGAGAATTCCCCTAACTACTGTGTTAGGTTTGAGTTCTTCTAGGCTGGTCATGCGCTGTTTTCTCTTCCCTCTGCTCTTTCCAATCGGTCGATGAGTTCTTGGTAGCTCTCTGCGTCCTGAATCACGAGGGCAGGCTTTCCTTTCACCGTAAGCACTAACGGCTTATGGCTTTCTGTCACACGTGCGACCATATCCTTGTGGTTTCTCAAGAAATCAGTTAGTGAGAACACCTGGCGCAAATCGAGCATCTTTTCTCCGCGAAACGAATCAAACTTTTCTTTGATACCCGATTCGATACCTAACCCTTTCCAGAACGACGAACAAAAGCTTCCCTCTCTGCCAAGGAAATTGTCAGGGATGGCGTAGCCACTCCGTATCATCCTTGACAAGGTCCTTGGCAGGGCTGGCACAATTTCAGCTCGCTCTGGAGAGGTTTTGGGGGCGAGGCTTGAAGGGGTCAGCAGGTTCATTGAGCCGGATTCTCTGGACGCCCAAACTCCATGGCCCGCTGTATGAGTTGCTCGAAGTTCGGAGGGACTGAAGCATCGCTCGGGGGATAGAATCGGCTCTCGATAGCCCATGCCTTTTCGAGAAATGCTCGAGCTATCGCTTCATATTGCGGGCGAGCATTGTCAGACCATGCGTCCATGACCTCACGGGGTTCGTTTGCGAGCGCCCGCTTGACTGCCGTAGATTGGAGCCAGTCTAGGAAGAGATGAACTGTGTAGGCCAGGACGATGACAAGTGCAACGTTCCACCCGATAGGTATTGATGGGAATAGATGACTCAGAGCAGTTGCTCCACCAGCTCCGACGGCGATGGATAGCCCTTTGCTACCAAGCGATTCTTTCCTTAGCGGCGACAGCTCAGTCCAACCTTTGGCTCTCTCCTTTGCATGTTCCGCGTGGAAGGCCCGAGCTTGGACTTGCCTTTGGAAATCGTCTCGAACCGCACTGAAGCCTCTCACTGCCCAAGCGACTTCAGCGAGCATATGATTGAAGTAGTTTCGGGCAGTCACATCGTCGGCGAATTGGGCGGGTATCTCGTCGTAAACAAGCTTAACGATTCGAGCCCCAAACGTGCGATGGCTCTCGTTACTTGAGCGGTGACTAGGAAGGGCGAGGACGTAGCTCAGCCATTGCTCCAGACTCAATGGAGCCGCCGTCATGCTGCGTCACTCCACTTGAGACATAGGTGAATAGGTGCCCCTTCCTCGCTCGTCTGACTGCACAGCATCCAGCAGGTTTGCTTCCCCTCTCCAGCAATGAGCATCACTCCGGGAAGCGACGTGGGCCTGGTTTGCTCTGCGAGCCAAGCGCCAGCTTTGATATCCTCTAAGCTAGGCTTACAAGCACAATTATCCGGGTGTGAGTGCCACTCACCGATATACGCGAGTCCTTCCCTAGTGACCCTCCGGATTCGGTCGTATTCATCGAATAGACCCTGATTACCACGAATGTAGACGGTGGGCTGTCGCTCGCTATCTGGTGGGGCTGGAATCTGGTGTGAGACATAGAGGGTTCTTCGCTGAGCGTCAACATGCGCCAGAAGGACTCCGCCTGTCTCATTTGGCAAGGAACCTTCTCGCTGTCCGCTTACCTCCTCCAAAAGCAATGTGTCCGTAAAGACCGTCCACGTTCCCAGCTCTCCGACCTCGACGATGCCCCCAAGAGGGATATCGGTCTGGTCGAATCCAAAGCCATCGTCTCTTGCCCGAAGTACTGTTGCCCGTGCCTCGGATTGGGCGAGCCATGAACGCAAGAGCCTCTCCGCTTGGGCGGCGTGAATTGCCATCAAACTCTGGGGCAACAAGCTCGTGATGTCCCGGCAACTCCCTACAGTCTGCCCGCTCTGAAGGTGACCTTGGAGCGAATCGACCGATGAGGCCGCTCGATAGTATTGAGCCTCGATGGCATCAAGGCGAGTGCTTCGGGCCTCATCTTCACCCATGAAGACCAAATCTCGACCTGACGGGGAAACGAAAACTGAGCATCGCCGGGCGTTGGAGTTCACATCCCTCGCAAGATGCCTTGCAACCGCGACGCTTGCAGAGAGGTCTACGATAACGCCTGCCGACTCCATCGCCGACTGAACTGCGGCCGCTTGCTGACCCGGTGTCAAAACATTCGCAACGATTCCTTCGACGGATGGGGCATCCAGAAGGCTGTTGGCTTCACTCGCGACGGCGGTCGCTTTGGGGCAACCCAGCCAATCTCCAGGAAGTGAGTGGCGTGCGAGATTGTGGGGCATCAAATTGTCATCGTCGATTAGCTTCCAAGTCGTCATGCCACCGCGGACCGCATTCATCACTACCTGGGAGCCTAGGGCACCGGCTCCTACTGCTACAAGGGGAGTCAGTAAAGCCTCATTCCCACTGTATAGGCTCGCGAGTTCTGGAGTCAGTTCGAATCTGACGTTCAAGTAAGAGACGGTGGTCTCCTTCCCCGTTCTCGATATGTCCAAATTGATTCCACCCGTGAAGCCGATATCGCGGAAAATCCCTCGAATCCCTGACTGAGAGGCGTTGGCCGAGATGCAGAAGAACGCAATGAGTTCAGGCTCTGGCTCCGATTCTGGACTTCGCTTCCTCATGAGCAGGATGAGGAGCACCAGAAAACCGAACTTGTCAAGCTCTGTCTCTCTGGCGAGAAGCTGTTCTTGCAGGTCGCTGACTACATTGATGCCAACGGACTTGAGCTGAGTGTCCAACTCTTCCAATGTCCTCGGTGCATCGTTAACGACGCAATGCTCGTGAGGCTGGCTTACGAACGGGACAACTAACGCTGGCTTTGCTTGTCCGGTATGGCGACGCCCTGGTCGCCGCTGAATAAACACAGGGCCAGTAGGCGTATCGATAATGTCGAGGTCAAGAGCCTTCGTGGTTGCGGGAAATCCCTCAAGCAGCTGTCTACTGATGATGAGAGGTGATGACTTTGCCAGAAACGCAGGTTCGAGCGGCTGGTCTGGCCTATGCAACTGACCAATCGCGGTGTCATTGAACCAGTTCTGAAGCCGGAACAAAAGCTCGTTCGCAGTAAGCCGCAATCGCACGTCGGGCCACGGCTCGGCGAACAAGCAAAGACTTGGAGCTTCTCCAACCGGAACGCCACCGTTCAAGTGCAAAACTCTATCTCGGGGGAAATCCGTGCGAAGCGCCCTGACTTCCGGATACCAGTCGTCGGCCTTCGAGAATAAAACGGCGACAAGCTCTAGGCGCTCAATTGCGATGACAGGACGTTGTGGAACAGTTGGCCTAAGCTCAACAACTATCACCTCACGACCAGAGTCCAGGCGGCGGCATTCGACTACTTGAGCATTGGGTGTTACCCCGCTTTCGATGAGCAGGGCGAAATCAACCGCCCTCTGAATGGTCAGACCGTCGAGAGAGACCAACTCTCCCTCGACGGCACGAAACTCAGCGGCCATGGTTATCCCACCCGATGCGCGGCCTGACTTGTGGCCGTCGCACCAACGGTGACTACCGCGGCCCGTTTCAAAGCTGCGCCCAAGCTCGTGATTTCGATAACCAACGGCTCCGGTGCAGACTTCTTCGGGTGCTCCATTGTGAGGATGAATTCGCCGCCAATTTTGCTCGCCGTGTCCTTGTACGTTGCTGCTGCCTGACGATGCGGGGGCTGCGAGTCGGAATCATCCGTGGGAATCCATTTGCTACTTGAAACGAGAAGCCCTCCGCTTCGGCCCTGGTCAAGAAGCCACTGCACATTCTCGGTTGGCTTCGTTTTGTCTTTGCCCTTCTCCGGCCCGAGGGAGAGATAGCTGCAATGGTGCACCACATCGTAGATGTCCCATTCAAGGCGGCTCTCGTTCTTCTTGAGCTTGGTGACTCGCACGATTTCGTCAAGCTGGTCATGCGGCACATCCGCAGTGATGAGGAACTTGGTCTGCTGGCCAGAGACATTGAAGACAGCCTGCATGACAATGGCGTCCATGTTGCGAACGTGAAGAACACCATCTTCGGTTCGCGAAGCAAAGGGCGAGTGGACGAAGAACTCAGCATTGTCGGCTTCAAGGCTGAACGTCGGAACAACCTTTCCAGCATCGATGACGATGCCTCGCTTCTTGTAGTCTTCCAAGTCGAGACCATTTTTCTCGAACCAGTCCTTCAGGGTGCCGGGTGCTGAGAAGACACGAATCCCCTTCCCTTTCAGTTCTTTGAGACGGTAGCGAGCTTCCTTCCGGATGGTCAGCGAATCACCATCAAGATTCGATTCGACGACGGCGAAGGCCGGAACCCACATTTCTTCCATCTTGATTCGGCCATCGCCTTGCCGGCTGCTGGCGTGTTCGAAGTGGAAAAAGTCGCCAGAACCACGAACATGGTCATCGTCGAGGTGAGTGAAGGCGACGACGTCATAGTAGTCGCGCTTTGCGGCCTTCAAGTCTTCCTTCAGAAGGGTGGGCAGGTCGCAACGAAGGTCGAACTTGTTGTTCCGGTCGCGAACGTCAGCGTAGTCAACGAGGACTTTGCGAGCGTTCGAATTGATGTCGATGCGGAGCGTTTCCGCGTTGTCGAGGGGGTAGTAAGTTACTTTATGCATCGGAGAGATACCTTGCTTTTTGCCGACTGGAAAGTCAGCACGATTTCTCCTCCGCAGGTTTCAGTCACTCGATTTGTCGCCCGAGCCGCATGCGGTTCAGCGTAGAATAGAGATGTCCAGTGCCCGCGAGGGATTATCTGGTCGAGGCTCCGGGGGCAAACCGGGGCAGAATGACAAACAAACGGGGGTCTCGTAAGAGGCCCTCTTTCTTCTTTAGAGTATGCAACGCGCATAACCCCGCCGAAAAAACTTTGATGGGTTTGGCTCATTTGGACTTGTCCTCCAAGAGCGCAGTGAACGATTCAAATCGAAGTCGAAACTTGTGGCTCTGCTCCCAGGCTACTTTCAGGGCTTCAGCTTCGTGCAGTTGAATTCTGCTGTCCTTGATTGCCGCAATCACGATATCGGTTGTTGTCAGAACGGGCAAATGGCCGGCGGTTGGGGCGGCTCGCTTCACCGCTCGGCGGTCGTCAATTGCAATCGCACACTTCAATTCAAGTGCGGCGGCAAAGGAAAGAGCTTCTCCTGCGCCAAGACCGACTTCAGTAAATGAGGCGACCGTCGCGGTGATTTGCGGACCATCGAGCACCACCCTTGTGATAGCGCCTTCCTTAATGAGCCGGTCGAGGAGCACCCGTTCAGTCTTGATTTCATGAATGACGGCGTCAACGACATGCACTGAAAATCCGAGCTCCAGCATCAAGTCCATGCGCTCCACAACTAGGAAGTTGAGGAGCGTGGACGAGTCTGCTATTAGGAGCGGCGGAGATTCCATCAGTCGTCAAAATGCTCCTGGACCTGAGCCCATTCCTGCGCAACATCAAGCCTGGCCAATGCACAGAACTCTCGGAATCGGCCACCTGAAATAACCTCTCTCCGGTAAGCCTCACGAACTAGCCATCGCAGGTAGCTCGCGAGAAGCGGCTGTTCAGCATCCTTTCTGTCCATCCATCGACGTGCTTCCTCCTTCTGGCCAAGAAGCTCTTGGAGTCTGTCTCGATTAACCTTGCCCAGGTCGCTGAGGCGATATGCCGCCGCCTCATAGCTCACCTGAAACCAGTCTGCGAGATAGGCAACGTCATGAAAGGCAATGTCTTGACTCCCTGGCGCGTTGCGTTTTTCGGCAGATTCTGCCCCTTCTGATGCTGAGTCGTAGAACCACATAAGCTCCCTACTTGGAGCTCCCTTGTCCAACCTCGCCAGCAATTCGTAGACACCTTTCTTGGGCATCAGGAATTCACTCGCGAAACTGTTTGCGCGCCGTTCGATGAGTTCTTTTGAGTTCTTTGCGCTGCTCACCGAAGTCGGCCGGTTGCGTCGGTCGGTGAGGACGTGAGCATATTCGTGAGCATAAGAAAAGCGTCGGCGACTTCTGTTATGGCTCTCATTGACGAAGACGGCCGCTCCAATGTCTGAGTGGAAAAGGCAGATTCCGGAAACATGGTCGGGC is a genomic window of Armatimonadota bacterium containing:
- a CDS encoding helicase-related protein; the encoded protein is MTSLEELKPNTVVRGILAERTVTVVSAQWFGTSALELTYKDSEGKVGNTLLYRSNEQELSIVEEGRPWAFDADGRQFRLVSEAHRIRLAHLFDPVLAVHTSIVEPLPHQITAVYEEMLPRQPLRFLLADDPGAGKTIMAGLLIKELIARGDLQRCLIVCPGSLAEQWQDELYRRFHLPFDILTNDKLEAARTGNWFLENNLVIARLDKLSRNTDIQEKLQVKDAFWDLIVCDEAHKMSATHFGGEIKYTKRYQLGQLLSSLTRHFLLMTATPHNGKEDDFQLFMALLDGDRFEGRFRDGVHAVDASDLMRRMVKEKLLKFDATPLFPERKAYTVPYKLSNAEAELYAQVTDYVREEFNRVEALQNDKRAGTVGFALTILQRRLASSPEAIYQSLRRRRERLEGRLRELELLQRGADVSGTIIAHTPMLTQEDVEDLEDAPENEVEEAEQQVLDQATAARSITELKTEIATLTRLEGMAQALRRSGEDKKWKELASLLSEIFTPAALKNVVKENRALYGDTPPASSPSQKLVLFTEHRDTLTYLEERIKTLIGKPDAVVVIHGGIGRDERLKVQESFKHDPEVRVLIATDAAGEGINLQRAHLMVNYDLPWNPNRLEQRFGRIHRIGQTEVCHLWNLVAEETREGEVYRKLLE
- a CDS encoding type II toxin-antitoxin system prevent-host-death family antitoxin, with the translated sequence MLDLRQVFSLTDFLRNHKDMVARVTESHKPLVLTVKGKPALVIQDAESYQELIDRLERAEGRENSA
- a CDS encoding Mov34/MPN/PAD-1 family protein, which gives rise to MAAEFRAVEGELVSLDGLTIQRAVDFALLIESGVTPNAQVVECRRLDSGREVIVVELRPTVPQRPVIAIERLELVAVLFSKADDWYPEVRALRTDFPRDRVLHLNGGVPVGEAPSLCLFAEPWPDVRLRLTANELLFRLQNWFNDTAIGQLHRPDQPLEPAFLAKSSPLIISRQLLEGFPATTKALDLDIIDTPTGPVFIQRRPGRRHTGQAKPALVVPFVSQPHEHCVVNDAPRTLEELDTQLKSVGINVVSDLQEQLLARETELDKFGFLVLLILLMRKRSPESEPEPELIAFFCISANASQSGIRGIFRDIGFTGGINLDISRTGKETTVSYLNVRFELTPELASLYSGNEALLTPLVAVGAGALGSQVVMNAVRGGMTTWKLIDDDNLMPHNLARHSLPGDWLGCPKATAVASEANSLLDAPSVEGIVANVLTPGQQAAAVQSAMESAGVIVDLSASVAVARHLARDVNSNARRCSVFVSPSGRDLVFMGEDEARSTRLDAIEAQYYRAASSVDSLQGHLQSGQTVGSCRDITSLLPQSLMAIHAAQAERLLRSWLAQSEARATVLRARDDGFGFDQTDIPLGGIVEVGELGTWTVFTDTLLLEEVSGQREGSLPNETGGVLLAHVDAQRRTLYVSHQIPAPPDSERQPTVYIRGNQGLFDEYDRIRRVTREGLAYIGEWHSHPDNCACKPSLEDIKAGAWLAEQTRPTSLPGVMLIAGEGKQTCWMLCSQTSEEGAPIHLCLKWSDAA
- a CDS encoding XRE family transcriptional regulator is translated as MALTQEALGKRLQEARKSVALTQQEVADELGLARESLAQIESGDRNVNSLEIVRLARMYGRSLSSLLHESEDAESEEPLTALFRMQDTLGESPELRSQLTWFSNVFREARIIEQMLGDDPRVLPPDYAMREPRNNAEAYEQGQELAQQERQRLGLGWGPIQDVAEVVGQQGVWSVASPMPDHVSGICLFHSDIGAAVFVNESHNRSRRRFSYAHEYAHVLTDRRNRPTSVSSAKNSKELIERRANSFASEFLMPKKGVYELLARLDKGAPSRELMWFYDSASEGAESAEKRNAPGSQDIAFHDVAYLADWFQVSYEAAAYRLSDLGKVNRDRLQELLGQKEEARRWMDRKDAEQPLLASYLRWLVREAYRREVISGGRFREFCALARLDVAQEWAQVQEHFDD